From Paraburkholderia sabiae, a single genomic window includes:
- a CDS encoding universal stress protein yields MYTRILVAVDGSNTSRRAFDGALNLASKLGATLRAFYAVENTPMYFDAPGYDPSVLRNRLVEQGKELTAELSAAMRERGVSGDIAVGEASSLDDVPTLVLRAAADFTADLIVMGTHGRRGMQRLILGSVAERCVRQSTLPVLLIPSAAGGDDADEPKI; encoded by the coding sequence ATGTACACACGCATCCTCGTTGCAGTCGACGGCAGTAACACGTCGCGCCGCGCGTTCGACGGCGCCCTGAATCTGGCCAGCAAGCTCGGCGCGACGCTGCGCGCGTTCTACGCGGTCGAAAACACGCCGATGTACTTCGACGCGCCGGGCTACGATCCGTCCGTCCTGCGCAACCGGCTGGTCGAGCAGGGCAAGGAGTTGACGGCGGAACTGTCGGCGGCGATGCGCGAACGCGGCGTATCGGGCGATATCGCGGTCGGCGAAGCCTCCTCGCTCGACGACGTGCCGACGCTCGTGCTGCGCGCCGCCGCCGATTTCACCGCCGATCTGATCGTGATGGGCACGCATGGCCGGCGCGGCATGCAGCGGCTGATACTCGGCAGCGTGGCCGAGCGCTGCGTGCGCCAGTCGACGCTGCCCGTGCTGCTGATTCCGTCCGCGGCGGGCGGCGACGACGCGGACGAGCCGAAGATCTGA
- a CDS encoding FadR/GntR family transcriptional regulator, which translates to MNERKPTGLPDKIYGDILNRILEGEYKEGERLPTEHALAERFETSRPTVREALARLRADGIIVTRHGSGTTVARRPDPDVRRFAPLETLSDIRRCYDFRIVTESGGAELAAQMAEADDIAAIQHAWDELERVIETQGIGAKDDFAFHLAVARASKNQFFITMMSFIEEQIVFSMNLSRNLSLVKTLERQRLVQAEHLAVLEAIRRKDSAAAGQAMRSHLEHARDRMFGS; encoded by the coding sequence ATGAACGAGCGCAAACCGACTGGTCTGCCGGACAAGATCTACGGCGACATCCTCAACCGCATTCTCGAAGGCGAGTACAAGGAAGGCGAACGCCTGCCGACCGAGCACGCGCTCGCCGAACGTTTCGAGACGTCACGGCCCACGGTGCGCGAGGCGCTCGCGCGGCTTCGCGCGGACGGCATCATCGTCACGCGGCATGGTTCGGGCACGACGGTCGCGCGCCGTCCTGACCCCGACGTGCGCCGCTTCGCGCCGCTGGAAACGCTCTCCGACATTCGCCGCTGCTACGACTTCCGCATCGTGACGGAATCGGGCGGCGCCGAGCTGGCCGCGCAGATGGCCGAGGCCGACGACATCGCCGCGATCCAGCACGCGTGGGACGAACTGGAGCGCGTGATCGAAACGCAGGGCATCGGTGCGAAGGACGACTTCGCGTTCCACCTTGCCGTCGCGCGCGCGTCGAAGAACCAGTTCTTCATCACGATGATGTCGTTCATCGAAGAGCAGATCGTGTTCAGCATGAATCTGTCGCGCAATCTGTCGCTGGTGAAGACGCTCGAACGTCAGCGGCTCGTGCAGGCCGAGCATCTCGCCGTGCTCGAAGCGATCCGCCGGAAAGATTCCGCGGCTGCCGGACAGGCCATGCGCTCGCATCTGGAGCACGCGCGCGACCGGATGTTCGGCTCCTGA
- a CDS encoding MFS transporter codes for MLGIGLVNMLVALDQTVVSTALPSIVVELHGFEYYAWIASAYLLASVVTVPVFGRLGDYFGRKYFVITAVIVFTVASALCGLASSMPFLVFARGLQGVGGGMMVGTAFASIPDLFPDPRTRVRWQVVLAAAYGIGTAAGPSLGGWLSQNFGWRSTFLVNLPVGALALYFIWAHLPYYRRERTGDVRIDWTGAVLVALVLGGLQTFIEAVPKDGLTTANLILAALVIVGAAALLVCERRATHPIVPLDLFKDPQLVTLFTLSVLSGFVMFSLIFFAPLLLQGGFGLTPQQAGLLATPIAACIALGSLINTRIVIHMSRPTAILTIGFSLLVAASVGIALATPATPHLYLELSMAAVGIGLGFILNNLNIFGQEIAGRERFGITTALLQSTRMVGGMLGTSIVATIVNRRYASGVEESLRVLGESVESTWRPKLADPRILVDESLRDSLLIELKRAGLEGPALFDAARHVLVQSIHIGVVLTGCAALAAALLVRRISHITFRRG; via the coding sequence ATGCTCGGCATCGGTCTCGTCAACATGCTGGTCGCGCTTGATCAGACGGTGGTCAGCACGGCATTGCCGTCGATCGTCGTCGAATTGCACGGTTTCGAGTATTACGCGTGGATCGCGAGCGCGTATCTGCTGGCGTCCGTGGTCACGGTGCCCGTGTTCGGGCGGCTCGGCGACTACTTCGGCCGCAAGTATTTCGTGATCACGGCGGTGATCGTCTTCACGGTCGCGTCCGCGCTGTGTGGTCTGGCGAGCAGCATGCCGTTTCTGGTGTTCGCGCGCGGGCTGCAGGGCGTCGGCGGCGGGATGATGGTCGGCACGGCGTTCGCGTCGATCCCCGATCTTTTCCCCGATCCACGCACGCGCGTGCGCTGGCAGGTCGTGCTGGCGGCCGCTTACGGGATCGGCACGGCGGCGGGACCGTCGCTGGGCGGCTGGCTGAGCCAGAACTTCGGCTGGCGCTCGACGTTTCTCGTGAACCTGCCAGTCGGCGCGCTCGCGCTGTACTTCATCTGGGCGCATCTGCCGTATTACCGGCGCGAGCGCACGGGCGACGTGCGTATCGACTGGACGGGCGCCGTGCTGGTGGCGCTGGTGCTCGGCGGCTTGCAGACCTTCATCGAAGCCGTGCCGAAGGACGGCCTGACGACGGCCAATCTGATCCTCGCCGCGCTGGTGATCGTCGGCGCGGCGGCGCTGCTGGTCTGCGAGCGGCGCGCGACGCATCCCATCGTGCCGCTCGATCTGTTCAAGGATCCGCAGCTCGTGACGCTGTTCACGCTGTCGGTGTTGTCGGGCTTCGTGATGTTTTCGCTGATATTTTTCGCGCCGCTGCTGCTGCAGGGAGGCTTCGGGCTGACGCCGCAGCAGGCCGGTCTGCTGGCGACGCCGATCGCCGCATGTATCGCGCTCGGCAGCCTGATCAACACGCGCATCGTGATCCACATGTCGCGGCCGACGGCCATTCTGACGATCGGCTTCAGCCTGCTGGTGGCTGCGTCGGTCGGCATCGCGCTCGCCACGCCGGCGACGCCGCATCTGTACCTGGAACTGTCGATGGCGGCCGTCGGCATTGGCCTCGGCTTCATCCTCAACAATCTCAACATATTCGGACAGGAGATCGCCGGCCGCGAGCGCTTCGGCATCACGACGGCGTTGCTTCAATCGACGCGCATGGTCGGCGGCATGCTCGGCACGAGCATCGTCGCGACGATCGTGAACCGGCGCTACGCGTCGGGCGTGGAAGAATCGCTGCGCGTGCTCGGCGAATCCGTCGAGTCGACCTGGCGTCCGAAGCTCGCCGATCCGCGCATTCTCGTCGACGAAAGCCTGCGCGACTCGCTGCTGATCGAACTGAAGCGCGCCGGCCTCGAAGGCCCGGCGCTGTTCGACGCGGCGCGTCACGTGCTCGTGCAGTCGATTCACATCGGTGTTGTGCTGACGGGCTGCGCCGCGCTGGCAGCCGCGCTCCTCGTGCGCCGGATTTCGCACATCACGTTCCGGCGCGGCTGA
- a CDS encoding acyl-homoserine-lactone synthase, translated as MHTAIRIGTRQEFDNKHINEMYRLRARVFRDRMGWDVPTIAGMEIDGYDALGPYYMLIQDTDRNVRGCWRLMPTEGPNMLKDTFPQLLGGQDAPLGRHIWELSRFAIETDGEQTFGFADLTMHAIHELVTFADRMGITRYVTVTTLAIERMLRRAGIEVTRLGPPVKIGVERTIALDITVDAIRAAVCKPMPVAA; from the coding sequence ATGCATACGGCGATTCGGATTGGCACACGGCAGGAGTTCGACAACAAGCACATCAACGAGATGTACCGACTGCGCGCCCGGGTTTTTCGCGACCGGATGGGATGGGATGTTCCGACCATCGCGGGCATGGAGATCGACGGCTACGACGCGCTGGGACCGTACTACATGCTCATTCAGGACACCGATCGCAACGTGCGCGGCTGCTGGCGGCTGATGCCGACGGAAGGCCCGAACATGCTCAAGGACACGTTCCCGCAACTGCTCGGCGGTCAGGACGCGCCACTCGGGAGGCATATCTGGGAATTGAGCCGCTTTGCTATCGAAACGGATGGCGAGCAAACGTTTGGCTTTGCAGATTTGACGATGCACGCGATCCACGAACTGGTGACGTTCGCCGACCGGATGGGCATCACCCGCTACGTGACGGTGACGACGCTGGCGATCGAACGGATGCTGCGGCGCGCGGGCATCGAGGTGACGCGGCTGGGGCCGCCCGTGAAGATCGGCGTCGAGCGTACGATCGCGCTCGACATCACCGTCGACGCGATCCGCGCGGCGGTATGCAAGCCGATGCCCGTCGCTGCCTGA
- a CDS encoding helix-turn-helix domain-containing protein, with amino-acid sequence MELQNHWQAGVHANVQPSAQGRNPDASSGVDRVLIIAYRKKKKESQRQFWARFGVTQSRGSRFESGAEIPAPVSILLGLYFTKTVTDGDLGRAEKVLHNPEARELINLDQ; translated from the coding sequence ATGGAACTTCAGAATCATTGGCAAGCGGGCGTTCACGCAAACGTTCAACCGAGCGCACAGGGCCGCAATCCGGACGCTTCGTCCGGGGTGGATCGCGTTTTGATCATCGCGTACCGCAAGAAAAAGAAAGAAAGCCAGCGCCAGTTCTGGGCGCGTTTCGGCGTCACGCAATCGCGCGGTAGCCGCTTCGAATCGGGCGCAGAGATTCCGGCACCCGTCTCGATCCTGCTAGGCCTCTACTTCACGAAGACGGTCACTGACGGCGATCTGGGCAGGGCAGAGAAGGTTCTGCACAACCCGGAAGCGCGTGAGCTCATCAACCTGGATCAATAA
- a CDS encoding helix-turn-helix transcriptional regulator, with the protein MSPLLEAENDVTWFREVARLADSWGFDRVLVGILPRPGMRLEDAFIRSTYSPTWRQFYNEQGFAHIDPTVTHCMTKSSPLIWSPDLFDTNPAQTMYEEARAHGLRAGVSLPIHGPRQESGLICFVNDHNPSDDFWRHLDVVLPNLVLLRDLVIDTSQPHLNTHTQALVPKLTPREQECLKWTARGKSTWEISHILNCSEAVVNFHLKNIRTKFGVNSRRAAAVIATQLGLIDPG; encoded by the coding sequence ATGTCGCCGTTGCTGGAAGCGGAGAACGATGTCACCTGGTTCCGCGAAGTCGCCCGACTGGCAGACAGCTGGGGCTTTGATCGCGTGCTGGTCGGCATTCTGCCGCGGCCGGGCATGCGGCTCGAAGACGCGTTCATCCGCAGCACGTATTCGCCCACCTGGCGGCAGTTCTACAACGAGCAGGGGTTTGCGCACATCGATCCGACCGTCACGCATTGCATGACGAAATCGTCACCGCTGATCTGGTCGCCGGATCTGTTCGACACCAATCCGGCGCAAACCATGTATGAAGAAGCCCGCGCGCACGGCTTGCGCGCAGGCGTGAGCCTGCCCATTCACGGGCCGAGACAGGAATCGGGTCTGATCTGCTTCGTCAACGATCACAACCCGAGCGACGACTTCTGGCGTCATCTCGATGTCGTGTTGCCCAACCTGGTGCTGTTGCGCGACCTCGTCATCGACACGAGCCAGCCTCACCTGAACACGCACACGCAAGCTTTGGTGCCGAAGCTCACGCCGCGAGAGCAGGAGTGTCTGAAATGGACCGCGCGCGGTAAGTCCACCTGGGAAATTTCGCACATTCTCAATTGCTCGGAAGCCGTGGTGAACTTCCACCTCAAGAACATTCGCACGAAATTCGGTGTGAACTCACGGCGCGCAGCCGCCGTGATTGCTACGCAGCTCGGCCTTATTGATCCAGGTTGA
- a CDS encoding aldehyde dehydrogenase (NADP(+)) gives MQITGDMLIGASEVRGTKGTLRAFDPAHNMEIEPEFGAGGAVEVDRACTLAALAFDTYRQTSLEIRAHFLETVAENILGLGDTLIERAQAESALPKARLEGERARTVGQLKLFASLVREGRWLAATIDTAQPDRKPLPRPDLRLQKIPVGPVGVFGASNFPLAFSVAGGDTASALAAGCPVVVKAHPAHLGTSELVGRAIQKAVADCGLHEGVFSLVVGAGNEIGEALVQHPAIKSVGFTGSRAGGLALVNLAQKRREPIPVFAEMSSVNPFFVLPGALAKRAEQIATGFIESVTLGVGQFCTNPGLVLILDGPNKQTFIDAAAKALAQKSAQTMLTPGIANAYQDGIAHRTEQRGVQSIARGTSSDATCAALPALFQTSAMQFLTSAELEDEIFGPTSLIVTCSDIDEMVKVTEYLEGQLTATLQIEPEDYDIARRLLPTLERKAGRILANGFPTGVEVSYAMVHGGPFPATSDPRATSVGATAIERFLRPVCYQDLPADLLPQSLRDENPLKLWRLRDGKPAQA, from the coding sequence ATGCAGATTACCGGAGACATGCTGATCGGAGCGTCCGAGGTGCGCGGCACCAAAGGCACGCTGCGCGCGTTCGACCCGGCGCACAACATGGAAATCGAACCCGAGTTCGGTGCGGGCGGCGCGGTCGAAGTGGACCGCGCGTGCACGCTGGCCGCGCTCGCGTTCGACACCTATCGTCAAACGTCGCTCGAGATCCGTGCGCATTTCCTCGAAACCGTCGCCGAGAACATTCTCGGCCTCGGCGATACGCTGATCGAGCGCGCTCAGGCGGAATCCGCGCTGCCGAAGGCGCGACTCGAAGGCGAACGCGCGCGTACGGTCGGGCAGCTCAAGCTGTTCGCGTCGCTGGTGCGCGAGGGCCGCTGGCTCGCCGCGACGATCGATACCGCTCAGCCGGATCGCAAGCCGCTGCCGCGTCCCGATCTACGTTTGCAGAAAATTCCCGTTGGTCCCGTCGGCGTGTTTGGAGCAAGCAATTTCCCGCTGGCTTTTTCTGTGGCAGGCGGCGACACGGCGTCGGCGCTCGCGGCGGGTTGTCCTGTTGTCGTGAAGGCGCATCCGGCGCATCTCGGTACGTCCGAACTGGTTGGCCGCGCCATTCAAAAAGCGGTCGCCGATTGCGGCCTGCATGAAGGCGTGTTTTCGCTCGTGGTCGGCGCCGGCAACGAAATCGGCGAAGCGCTCGTCCAGCATCCGGCCATCAAGTCGGTCGGCTTCACGGGTTCGCGCGCGGGCGGCCTCGCGCTCGTGAATCTCGCGCAGAAACGCCGCGAGCCGATTCCCGTGTTTGCCGAGATGAGCAGCGTCAATCCGTTCTTCGTGCTGCCGGGCGCGCTCGCGAAGCGCGCGGAGCAGATCGCAACGGGCTTTATCGAATCGGTGACGCTCGGCGTCGGACAGTTCTGTACGAATCCTGGTCTCGTGCTGATTCTCGACGGGCCGAACAAGCAGACTTTCATTGACGCTGCCGCGAAGGCGCTCGCGCAAAAGAGCGCGCAGACGATGCTCACGCCGGGCATCGCCAACGCTTATCAGGATGGCATTGCGCATCGTACGGAACAGCGCGGCGTGCAGAGCATCGCGCGTGGCACGTCGTCGGATGCGACCTGCGCCGCGCTGCCCGCGTTGTTCCAGACTTCCGCGATGCAATTCCTGACATCCGCCGAACTCGAAGACGAGATTTTCGGGCCGACGTCGCTGATCGTGACGTGCAGCGATATCGACGAAATGGTGAAGGTGACCGAGTACCTCGAAGGTCAGTTGACGGCGACGCTGCAGATCGAGCCTGAAGACTACGACATCGCGCGCCGTCTGCTACCTACGCTCGAGCGCAAAGCCGGCCGCATTCTGGCAAACGGCTTTCCGACGGGCGTCGAGGTGTCGTACGCGATGGTGCACGGCGGGCCGTTCCCGGCTACATCGGATCCGCGTGCCACGTCGGTCGGCGCGACGGCGATCGAGCGTTTCCTGCGTCCCGTCTGCTACCAGGACTTGCCCGCCGATCTGCTGCCGCAGTCGCTGCGCGACGAGAATCCGCTGAAGCTCTGGCGTCTGCGCGACGGCAAGCCGGCGCAGGCTTGA